Proteins co-encoded in one Osmerus mordax isolate fOsmMor3 chromosome 11, fOsmMor3.pri, whole genome shotgun sequence genomic window:
- the irs1 gene encoding insulin receptor substrate 1-B, with protein sequence MASLITEQNCFSDVRKVGYLRKPKSMHKRFFVLRAASAAGPSRLEYYENEKKWRHKSGVPKKVIPLETCFNINKRADSKNKHLVALYTKEEYFSVAADSEQEQDLWYQALVDLHNRGKVHNVVAGSRIGEESSGEHMPGPAFSEVWQVILKPKGLGQTKNLIGIYRLCLTKKNISFVKLNSDAAAVVLQLMNIRRCGHSEHFFFIEVGRSAVTGPGEFWMQVDDSVVAQNMHETILEAMKAMSEEFRPRSKSQSSSNCSNPITVPLRRHHHNNPPPSQVGLGRRSRTESVTATSPVGPKHSQSFRVRASSDGEGTMSRPLSVETGPGSPSPARTQTQRHRGASRLHPPLNHSRSIPRSSRCSPSAISPVSLSSSCTSGHGSTSDSLYPRRSSASMSGSPSDGGFISSDEYGSSPYDFTSSFRSVTPDLLGYTPPTTEEELNNYICMDKQAALPEGRSGCSRPCGASHCLEDAEQEKCFRKRTHSSGTPPPPTLNQRNTPSQSSTASVKEYTEMMPANSCSHGSTHREASLPASDSCADKGLSNLTKGNDKVPKDDGYMPMSPGVSSASSKGTDYMPMSPTCVSAPQRIINPRQHLRIDPNGYMMMSPSDSCSPDITTFGKIWAHGDHLKPSVDSIDEKVLSCGDYMNMSPASGSTTSTPPDCYFNSVDEPNRSMYAYFSLPRSLKKGHREAEASPLHLSLSSGRLAFADDSSSTSSDSLGGLGNSQFAANPKRAERIRLDRPAHLSLEDKSSTLSSAQDGPLPSEPKSPGEYVNIEFGDKVFSENTPSEYMNIHLGAQGSTPRTADKSPLSSDDYAIQREDYAPPSPVLVCESLQGRGYSTINPGASCTECSDTQRILNTSVSNDEASSSCVLPGPELSWLGAGPCSGHVGLLGPSSGLSAFTRVTSSPNWKQGAKVIRADKQGRRRHSSETFSSKGNKGTVGSTATNTQEVKRHSSASFENVWFKLEESQVAHGKRESSLGAGAKNHNELNYMDLDLDRVQPPPWWGCSQTRWQEHLGRSGPEDLSAYASISFNKAEE encoded by the coding sequence ATGGCAAGTCTTATTACTGAGCAGAACTGTTTTTCAGACGTAAGAAAGGTGGGCTATTTAAGGAAACCTAAAAGCATGCACAAGAGGTTTTTTGTCTTGCGCGCGGCTAGTGCTGCAGGACCCTCGAGGCTCGAGTACTACGAGAACGAGAAGAAATGGAGACACAAGTCTGGAGTGCCCAAAAAGGTGATTCCTCTTGAGACATGCTTCAACATCAACAAAAGGGCTGATTCTAAAAACAAACACCTAGTTGCCCTTTACACCAAGGAGGAGTATTTTTCCGTTGCTGCAGACAGTGAGCAGGAGCAAGATTTATGGTACCAAGCACTAGTGGATCTACATAATAGAGGAAAGGTTCACAATGTTGTAGCTGGCAGTAGGATTGGGGAAGAGAGTTCTGGAGAACACATGCCAGGACCAGCCTTTTCGGAAGTCTGGCAAGTTATTTTAAAACCAAAAGGCCTTGGACAAACCAAAAATTTGATTGGGATTTACAGATTGTGCCTCACCAAAAAAAACATCAGCTTTGTAAAATTGAATTCAGATGCTGCAGCTGTCGTGCTCCAGCTAATGAACATACGTAGGTGTGGCCATTCAGAGCATTTCTTTTTCATTGAAGTGGGGAGATCAGCAGTCACCGGGCCTGGAGAGTTCTGGATGCAGGTGGATGACTCTGTAGTTGCTCAAAATATGCATGAAACTATTTTGGAGGCCATGAAGGCAATGAGTGAAGAGTTTCGTCCCAGGAGCAAAAGTCAGTCCTCCTCAAACTGCTCCAACCCTATTACAGTGCCTTTGCGACGACATCACCACAACAACCCGCCCCCTAGTCAGGTTGGGTTGGGCAGGAGGTCCAGGACAGAGAGTGTCACCGCTACCTCGCCTGTAGGCCCGAAGCACAGCCAGTCTTTCAGAGTCAGAGCATCGAGTGATGGTGAGGGAACCATGTCCAGACCCCTCTCTGTGGAAACAGGACCAGGAAGCCCCAGTCCCGCCAGGACCCAAACTCAAAGACACCGAGGGGCATCCCGGCTGCACCCTCCCCTGAATCACAGCCGGTCTATTCCCAGGTCTTCCCGGTGCTCCCCCTCCGCCATCAGCCCTGTCAGCCTGTCCTCTAGCTGCACCAGTGGGCACGGCTCCACCTCCGACAGCCTCTACCCCCGCCGCTCCAGCGCCTCCATGTCTGGCTCCCCGAGTGACGGAGGGTTCATCTCCTCTGACGAGTACGGCTCGAGCCCCTACGACTTCACAAGCTCCTTCCGCAGTGTCACACCGGATTTGCTAGGCTACACACCGCCCACGACGGAAGAAGAACTGAACAACTACATCTGCATGGACAAGCAGGCCGCGCTGCCCGAAGGGAGGTCTGGCTGCAGTCGTCCTTGTGGTGCATCCCACTGTCTGgaggatgcagagcaggagaaGTGTTTCAGAAAGCGAACGCACTCCTCGgggacccctcctcctccgacacTTAACCAGCGAAACACCCCGTCTCAGTCATCCACGGCTTCTGTCAAGGAGTACACGGAGATGATGCCTGCTAACTCCTGCAGCCACGGGTCGACTCACAGGGAGGCGTCCTTACCAGCCTCAGACTCGTGTGCAGACAAGGGCCTCAGCAACCTCACTAAGGGGAACGATAAGGTGCCGAAAGACGACGGATACATGCCCATGTCTCCCGGTGTGAGCTCTGCCTCCAGTAAAGGCACAGACTACATGCCCATGAGCCCTACATGTGTGTCTGCACCCCAGCGCATCATCAACCCCCGCCAGCACCTCAGAATTGACCCTAACGGCTACATGATGATGTCACCCAGTGATAGCTGTTCTCCAGATATAACTACCTTTGGTAAAATCTGGGCCCACGGGGATCATCTTAAACCCTCTGTGGACAGCATAGACGAGAAGGTGTTATCATGTGGAGATTATATGAACATGTCCCCAGCCAGCGGCTCCACCACCAGCACACCGCCTGATTGCTACTTTAACTCTGTCGATGAGCCAAACAGGTCCATGTACGCCTatttctctctgcctcgctcccTCAAAAAGGGTCACAGGGAGGCAGAAGCGAGccccctgcacctctctctcagctctggacGCCTGGCCTTCGCCGACGACTCGTCATCCACAAGTAGTGACAGTCTGGGCGGACTCGGGAACTCCCAGTTTGCAGCCAATCCCAAGAGAGCTGAACGGATAAGACTGGATAGACCAGCACACCTCTCTCTGGAAGACAAGTCTAGCACTCTGTCCAGTGCCCAAGATGGCCCCTTACCCTCAGAGCCCAAAAGCCCCGGTGAGTATGTTAATATTGAATTCGGTGACAAGGTGTTCTCAGAAAACACCCCGTCAGAGTACATGAACATACACCTGGGAGCCCAGGGCAGCACGCCCAGGACTGCAGACAAATCTCCACTCAGCTCAGATGATTATGCAATACAGAGAGAAGATTACGCCCCTCCTTCTCCAGTTCTGGTCTGTGAGAGCCTGCAAGGCCGGGGCTACAGCACTATTAATCCGGGGGCTTCCTGCACAGAGTGCTCTGACACACAGAGAATATTAAACACCTCAGTGTCCAACGATGAAGCCAGCTCATCCTGTGTGTTGCCTGGTCCCGAACTATCCTGGCTGGGGGCGGGTCCTTGCTCGGGGCATGTAGGCCTTCTTGGCCCTTCGTCGGGGCTGAGCGCTTTTACCAGGGTAACGTCCAGCCCCAACTGGAAGCAGGGAGCCAAAGTGATCCGGGCAGACAAGCAGGGCCGGCGTCGTCATAGTTCAGAGACCTTCTCCTCCAAGGGGAACAAGGGGACAGTCGGCTCGACCGCGACCAACACGCAGGAAGTGAAGCGTCACAGCTCTGCCTCGTTTGAAAACGTGTGGTTTAAGTTGGAGGAGTCGCAAGTTGCCCACGGGAAGAGGGAGTCTTCACTAGGCGCCGGTGCCAAGAATCATAACGAGTTGAACTACAtggacctggacctggacagAGTACAGCCCCCTCCTTGGTGGGGTTGTAGCCAGACCAGGTGGCAGGAGCACCTTGGTAGAAGTGGGCCGGAGGACTTAAGCGCCTATGCCAGCATCAGCTTTAACAAAGCTGAGGAGTAA